Proteins from a genomic interval of Trifolium pratense cultivar HEN17-A07 linkage group LG6, ARS_RC_1.1, whole genome shotgun sequence:
- the LOC123888878 gene encoding uncharacterized protein LOC123888878, translating into MQLDDTTDTTTLSYWLNWRVYVCVVSVLLPMVLACLTIWKRESSRNLTFDKGENHQDRNLCGDEAWKPCLKDIHPACLLAFRVISFSSLLASLIAKIHVSGGRTFYYYTQWTFTLVTIYFGCASMLSVYGCYMYKKSTDTAFNDNIARIDAEQGPYMPLPHQDAANVSRTECVADPHSNIQNNQIAPVWSYIFRILFQISAGAVMLTDCVYWIMIFPFLTLRDYDLNFMTVNMHTVNLVLLLSDAALNCMRIPWSGMSFFVIWTGVYVIFQWIIHACVSIWWPYPFLDLSAPYAPLWYLLMALMHIPCYGFFLVILETKHYFLSKWFPSSYQS; encoded by the exons ATGCAACTGGACGATACAACCGATACGACGACCCTCAGTTATTGGTTAAATTGGAGGGTCTATGTATGTGTAGTTTCTGTTTTGCTGCCTATGGTTCTTGCGTGTCTAACAATATGGAAGCGTGAAAGTTCAAGGAACCTAACATTTGACAAAGGAGAAAACCATCAAGACAGGAATTTGTGTGGCGATGAAGCATGGAAACCATGCCTTAAGGACATTCACCCTGCTTGTTTGCTAGCTTTTCGAGTTATTTCATTCTCTTCTCTTTTGGCATCGCTAATTGCTAAAATTCATGTCAGTGGTGGCCGAACATTTTACTATTACACTCA GTGGACCTTCACTCTGGTTACAATTTATTTTGGG TGTGCATCTATGTTATCAGTGTATGGATGTTATATGTATAAAAAATCAACAGACACCGCCTTTAATGATAATATTGCTAGAATAGATGCAGAGCAAGGTCCGTATATGCCTCTCCCACACCAGGATGCCGCAAATGTATCTAGAACGGAATGCGTTGCCGATCCTCACAGTAACATACAAAACAATCAAATTGCACCCGTTTGGAGTTACATTTTTCGAATTTTATTCCAG ATTAGTGCAGGAGCAGTCATGCTTACGGATTGCGTATATTGGATCATGATTTTTCCATTTCTTACCCTGAGAGATTATGATTTAAACTTT ATGACAGTGAACATGCATACTGTAAATTTAGTTTTGCTCCTTAGCGATGCAGCTTTAAATTGCATG CGAATACCTTGGTCTGGGATGTCTTTCTTTGTGATATGGACAGGTGTTTACGTCATTTTTCAGTGGATAATTCATGCTTGCGTGTCAATTTG GTGGCCTTACCCATTTCTTGATTTGTCAGCGCCTTATGCACCTTTGTG GTACTTGTTGATGGCATTAATGCATATTCCATGTTATGGCTTCTTTTTGGTGATTCTAGAAACGAAACACTATTTCTTGTCAAAATGGTTCCCATCCTCTTATCAGAGCTAA